One window of Pseudophryne corroboree isolate aPseCor3 unplaced genomic scaffold, aPseCor3.hap2 scaffold_969, whole genome shotgun sequence genomic DNA carries:
- the LOC135048421 gene encoding zinc finger protein OZF-like isoform X2 — translation MMENHRPLTSLDGPSNRDTPERCPRPLYSQDCTEENHRTPQEDQVEHLSDIKTEDIEGEETYVTDIKAEDIKGEEETYVTDMKAEDIEGEEETYVNDIKAEDIEGEEETYVTDIKAEDTEGEEETYVRGDQQCKEEEIPTDISTDGHTSRNISEGHLMLSPDCDIKDNDSRQDSPGDNPIIPIIHPALSAGPSNPGKCSPDHSDIGTSVTALTVDTVFPCSIDAICFTQKTKLITHQTDKAGKRPFPCSECGKCFTYKSVLVTHQRRHTGEKPFLCSECGKCFLSKAHLVSHQETHTGEKPFPCSECGNFFTHKSALVIHQRTHTGERPFPCSECGKCFAQKSNLFTHQRTHTGEKLIPCSECGKCFTRKSELVTHHRSHTGEKPFPCSECGKCFTGKSALVRHQRTHTGESPFLCSECQKCFAQKSDLVAHQRSHTGERPFPCSECGKCFIQKSNLFTHQRTHTGEKPFPCSECGKCFTRKSKLVIHHRSHTGEKPFPCSECGECFTGKSALVRHQRTHTCEKPFPCSECEK, via the exons atgatggagaatcaccggcccctcacatcactgg atgggcccagtaacagagataccccagagagatgtccccgtcctctgtattcccaggattgtacagaggagaatcacaggaccccacaggaggatcaggtag aacatctgtctgatattaaaacagaagatatagagggagaagagacgtatgtgactgatataaaggcagaagatataaagggagaagaagagacgtatgtgactgatatgaaggcagaagatatagagggagaagaagagacgtatgtgaatgatataaaggcagaagatatagagggagaagaagagacgtatgtgactgatataaaggcagaagatacagagggagaagaagagacgtatgtgaggggtgatcaacagtgtaaggaggaggaaatccctacagatatcagcacag atggacacacaagcaggaatatctcagaaggacatcttatgttatccccggattgtgacataaaagataatgacagtagacaggattctccaggagataaccccattatcccaattatacatccagctctatcagctggtccttcTAATccagggaaatgttctcctgatcactctgatattggtacatcggtaacagctctgacagtagacacagtgtttccctgttctatagatgccatatgttttacacagaaaacaaagcttattacccatcagacagataaagcaggcaaaaggccatttccatgttctgagtgtgggaaatgttttacatacaaatcagttcttgttacacatcagagaaggcacacaggtgagaaaccatttctatgttctgagtgtggaaaatgttttttaagtaaagcacatctagtttcacatcaggaaactcacacaggtgagaagccatttccatgttctgagtgtggaaatttttttacacataaatcagctcttgttatacatcaaagaactcacacaggtgagaggccatttccatgttctgagtgtgggaaatgttttgcacagaaatcaaatctttttacacatcagagaactcacacaggtgagaaactaattccatgttctgagtgtgggaaatgttttacccgaaaatcagaacttgttacacatcatcgaagtcacacaggtgagaaaccatttccatgttctgagtgtggaaaatgtttcacagggaaatcagctcttgttagacatcaaagaactcacacaggtgagagtccatttctatgttctgagtgtcagaaatgttttgcacagaaatcagatcttgttgcacatcaaagaagtcacacaggtgagaggccatttccatgctctgagtgtgggaaatgttttatacagaaatcaaatctttttacacatcagagaactcatacaggtgagaaaccatttccatgctctgagtgtgggaaatgttttacccgaaaatcaaaacttgttatacatcatcgaagtcacacaggtgagaaaccatttccatgttctgagtgtggagaaTGTTTCAcagggaaatcagctcttgttagacatcaaagaactcacacatgtgagaaaccatttccatgttctgagtgtgagaagtaA
- the LOC135048421 gene encoding zinc finger protein OZF-like isoform X1 has product MMENHRPLTSLDGPSNRDTPERCPRPLYSQDCTEENHRTPQEDQVEHLSDIKTEDIEGEETYVTDIKAEDIKGEEETYVTDMKAEDIEGEEETYVNDIKAEDIEGEEETYVTDIKAEDTEGEEETYVRGDQQCKEEEIPTDISTADGHTSRNISEGHLMLSPDCDIKDNDSRQDSPGDNPIIPIIHPALSAGPSNPGKCSPDHSDIGTSVTALTVDTVFPCSIDAICFTQKTKLITHQTDKAGKRPFPCSECGKCFTYKSVLVTHQRRHTGEKPFLCSECGKCFLSKAHLVSHQETHTGEKPFPCSECGNFFTHKSALVIHQRTHTGERPFPCSECGKCFAQKSNLFTHQRTHTGEKLIPCSECGKCFTRKSELVTHHRSHTGEKPFPCSECGKCFTGKSALVRHQRTHTGESPFLCSECQKCFAQKSDLVAHQRSHTGERPFPCSECGKCFIQKSNLFTHQRTHTGEKPFPCSECGKCFTRKSKLVIHHRSHTGEKPFPCSECGECFTGKSALVRHQRTHTCEKPFPCSECEK; this is encoded by the exons atgatggagaatcaccggcccctcacatcactgg atgggcccagtaacagagataccccagagagatgtccccgtcctctgtattcccaggattgtacagaggagaatcacaggaccccacaggaggatcaggtag aacatctgtctgatattaaaacagaagatatagagggagaagagacgtatgtgactgatataaaggcagaagatataaagggagaagaagagacgtatgtgactgatatgaaggcagaagatatagagggagaagaagagacgtatgtgaatgatataaaggcagaagatatagagggagaagaagagacgtatgtgactgatataaaggcagaagatacagagggagaagaagagacgtatgtgaggggtgatcaacagtgtaaggaggaggaaatccctacagatatcagcacag cagatggacacacaagcaggaatatctcagaaggacatcttatgttatccccggattgtgacataaaagataatgacagtagacaggattctccaggagataaccccattatcccaattatacatccagctctatcagctggtccttcTAATccagggaaatgttctcctgatcactctgatattggtacatcggtaacagctctgacagtagacacagtgtttccctgttctatagatgccatatgttttacacagaaaacaaagcttattacccatcagacagataaagcaggcaaaaggccatttccatgttctgagtgtgggaaatgttttacatacaaatcagttcttgttacacatcagagaaggcacacaggtgagaaaccatttctatgttctgagtgtggaaaatgttttttaagtaaagcacatctagtttcacatcaggaaactcacacaggtgagaagccatttccatgttctgagtgtggaaatttttttacacataaatcagctcttgttatacatcaaagaactcacacaggtgagaggccatttccatgttctgagtgtgggaaatgttttgcacagaaatcaaatctttttacacatcagagaactcacacaggtgagaaactaattccatgttctgagtgtgggaaatgttttacccgaaaatcagaacttgttacacatcatcgaagtcacacaggtgagaaaccatttccatgttctgagtgtggaaaatgtttcacagggaaatcagctcttgttagacatcaaagaactcacacaggtgagagtccatttctatgttctgagtgtcagaaatgttttgcacagaaatcagatcttgttgcacatcaaagaagtcacacaggtgagaggccatttccatgctctgagtgtgggaaatgttttatacagaaatcaaatctttttacacatcagagaactcatacaggtgagaaaccatttccatgctctgagtgtgggaaatgttttacccgaaaatcaaaacttgttatacatcatcgaagtcacacaggtgagaaaccatttccatgttctgagtgtggagaaTGTTTCAcagggaaatcagctcttgttagacatcaaagaactcacacatgtgagaaaccatttccatgttctgagtgtgagaagtaA